From a single Callithrix jacchus isolate 240 chromosome 5, calJac240_pri, whole genome shotgun sequence genomic region:
- the TRIM65 gene encoding E3 ubiquitin-protein ligase TRIM65: MAAQLLEEKLTCAICLGLYRDPVTLPCGHNFCGTCIRDWWGRCGKACPECREPFPDGAELRRNVALSGVMEVVRAGPARDPGPEPCPGARCPRHGRPLELFCRTEGRCVCSVCTVRECRLHERALLDAERLEREAQLRASLEVTRQQATQAECQLLELQKQSSQIQSSACTLASSVSGKFSSLLQALEMQHTVALRSIEAAKTQALTQAQDEEQRLRGHLEALARHGCRIQELLEQGDAQAFLQESQLLQPPGPLAPLTPLQWDEDQQLGDLKELLSRLCGLLLENGGHPGAPAKPVDLGPMEAPGPLAPVPSRICPLRRKLWQNYRNLTFDPISANRHFYLSRQDQQVKHCRQSRGPAGPGSFELWQVQCIQSFQAGRHYWEVHASDHSVTLGVSYPQLPRCRLGPHTDNIGRGPCSWGLCIQEDGLQAWHNGEAQRLPGVSGRLLGMYLDVASGCLTFYSLEPRTQPLHTFHALFTQPLIPVFWLLEGRTLTLCHQPGAEFPPGPQEEVSVLS, from the exons ATGGCAGCGCAGCTACTGGAGGAGAAGCTGACCTGCGCCATCTGCCTGGGGCTCTACCGGGACCCAGTGACGCTGCCCTGCGGCCACAACTTCTGCGGGACCTGCATCCGGGACTGGTGGGGCCGCTGCGGGAAGGCGTGCCCCGAGTGTCGGGAGCCCTTCCCCGACGGCGCCGAGCTGCGCCGCAATGTGGCCCTCAGCGGCGTGATGGAGGTGGTGCGCGCCGGGCCCGCCCGGGACCCCGGCCCTGAGCCCTGCCCCGGCGCGCGCTGCCCCCGCCACGGGCGGCCGCTGGAGCTCTTCTGCCGCACCGAGGGCCGCTGCGTGTGCAGCGTGTGCACCGTGCGCGAGTGTCGCCTCCACGAGCGGGCGCTGCTGGACGCCGAGCGCCTAGAACGGGAG GCCCAGCTGAGAGCCAGCCTGGAGGTTACCCGACAACAGGCCACCCAAGCCGAATGCCAGCTACTGGAGCTACAGAAGCAAAGCAGCCAGATCCAA AGCTCCGCCTGCACCTTGGCTTCCTCAGTCTCCGGCAAGTTCAGCAGCCTGCTGCAGGCCCTGGAGATGCAGCACACAGTGGCGCTGAGGAGCATTGAGGCAGCCAAGACACAGGCGCTGACACAGGCTCAAGACGAGGAGCAGCGACTACGGGGCCACTTGGAGGCTCTGGCTCGCCATGGCTGCAGGATCCAGGAGCTCTTGGAGCAGGGGGATGCACAGGCCTTCCTACAG GAATCAcagctcctccagcccccaggGCCTCTTGCGCCACTGACCCCTCTGCAGTGGGATGAAGACCAACAGCTGGGTGACCTGAAGGAGTTGCTAAGCCGGCTGTGTGGCCTCCTCCTGGAAAACGGGGGCCACCCCGGGGCACCAGCCAAGCCTGTGGACTTAGGCCCCATGG AGGCTCCAGGTCCCCTGGCACCGGTCCCAAGCAGAATTTGTCCACTGAGGAGGAAACTCTGGCAGA ATTATCGCAATCTAACCTTTGATCCCATCAGTGCCAACCGTCACTTCTATCTATCGCGCCAGGACCAGCAGGTGAAACACTGTCGTCAGTCCCGGGGCCCAGCTGGGCCAGGCAGCTTCGAACTCTGGCAGGTGCAGTGCATCCAGAGCTTCCAGGCCGGGCGCCACTACTGGGAGGTGCATGCGTCAGACCACTCAGTGACACTGGGCGTCTCCTACCCACAACTGCCACGGTGCAGGCTGGGGCCCCACACAGACAACATCGGCCGGGGCCCCTGCTCCTGGGGGCTCTGCATCCAGGAGGATGGCCTCCAGGCCTGGCACAACGGGGAGGCCCAGCGCCTCCCAGGGGTGTCAGGGCGGCTCCTGGGCATGTATTTGGACGTGGCCTCAGGCTGCCTCACCTTCTACAGCCTGGAGCCCCGGACCCAGCccctgcacactttccatgccctCTTCACCCAGCCCCTCATCCCTGTCTTCTGGCTCCTCGAGGGTAGGACCCTGACCCTGTGCCATCAGCCAGGGGCTGAGTTCCCTCCTGGGCCCCAGGAAGAGGTCTCTGTGCTCAGCTGA